In a single window of the Chondrocystis sp. NIES-4102 genome:
- a CDS encoding 6-phosphogluconate dehydrogenase NAD-binding protein produces MTKAIAFLGLGLMGGAMAANIARCGYQIKAWNRTSDRPGVGVAASAGVIIADSIQMAVSEAEIIFSCLGDVPDVEAVLLGDTGVIKYAQPGTLIVDMSTIGSNAAKKIGQKLQQQQLRFMDAPVSGGDIGAKNGTLTIMVGGSQSDFSEAYPVLEAMGKNITLCGAVGSGQGVKMCNQVLASLYMVGLCEAMQLAIQQGIDPNLIVEVCGTGAAGSWALSNLGTKIIEGDYEPGFAIKHIVKDLRLVAEISQTSEDNFPGIDLATRLFKQVAAMDQGEGKEQGTQAMFRAYQ; encoded by the coding sequence ATGACTAAAGCAATAGCTTTTTTAGGACTAGGATTAATGGGCGGTGCAATGGCAGCAAATATAGCCCGTTGTGGATATCAAATAAAAGCATGGAATCGGACGAGCGATCGCCCTGGTGTAGGTGTAGCAGCCTCTGCTGGGGTGATTATTGCTGATTCTATTCAAATGGCAGTATCTGAGGCGGAGATTATATTTAGTTGTCTGGGAGATGTACCCGATGTAGAGGCAGTTTTATTAGGGGATACAGGAGTAATTAAATATGCCCAACCAGGTACTTTAATCGTAGATATGAGTACTATAGGTAGTAATGCAGCCAAAAAAATTGGGCAAAAACTACAACAACAGCAATTAAGATTTATGGATGCTCCTGTCTCTGGGGGGGATATTGGGGCAAAAAATGGCACATTAACTATTATGGTGGGGGGCAGCCAGAGCGACTTTAGCGAGGCTTATCCTGTATTAGAAGCTATGGGCAAAAATATTACTCTTTGTGGGGCAGTAGGTAGTGGGCAAGGAGTAAAAATGTGCAATCAAGTTCTAGCTTCTTTATATATGGTGGGGTTATGCGAAGCCATGCAGCTAGCTATACAACAAGGAATTGATCCTAATTTAATTGTAGAAGTTTGTGGGACAGGGGCAGCAGGTTCTTGGGCATTGTCCAATTTAGGTACAAAAATTATTGAGGGTGATTATGAGCCTGGGTTTGCCATTAAACACATTGTTAAGGATTTACGATTAGTTGCAGAAATAAGTCAAACTTCAGAGGATAATTTCCCTGGTATAGATCTTGCCACTCGTCTATTTAAACAGGTAGCTGCGATGGATCAGGGAGAGGGAAAAGAACAAGGTACTCAAGCAATGTTTAGAGCTTATCAGTGA
- a CDS encoding cob(I)alamin adenosyltransferase produces the protein MNEATISNEQYKQKMQRRKEVQEQRLAEKSAEKGLIIVNTGNGKGKTTAALGMVMRSLGHGYRVAIVQFIKGAWEPAEKAVLEKWQDQLKFHAMGEGFTWETQDRERDIAKATAAWEQSLTYLLDPEYKLVLLDEINIALKLGYLNVETVIEGLKQKPLDSHVILTGRGAPSELIAIADLVTEMSLIKHPFREQGIKAQPGIEY, from the coding sequence ATGAATGAAGCAACAATTAGTAATGAACAATATAAACAAAAAATGCAACGACGCAAGGAGGTACAAGAACAGCGTTTAGCCGAAAAAAGTGCCGAAAAAGGTTTAATTATTGTTAATACTGGTAACGGTAAAGGAAAAACTACGGCAGCCTTGGGGATGGTAATGCGATCGCTAGGTCATGGTTATCGGGTGGCGATTGTACAATTTATTAAAGGGGCGTGGGAGCCTGCGGAAAAAGCAGTCTTGGAAAAATGGCAGGATCAATTAAAATTTCACGCGATGGGAGAAGGATTTACCTGGGAAACTCAAGATCGTGAACGAGATATTGCCAAAGCAACAGCAGCTTGGGAGCAAAGTTTAACTTATCTACTCGATCCTGAATATAAGTTAGTTTTGCTAGATGAGATTAATATTGCCCTCAAGTTGGGATATTTAAATGTTGAAACCGTAATTGAAGGCTTAAAGCAGAAACCTCTAGATTCTCACGTCATCTTAACAGGTAGAGGCGCACCATCAGAATTAATTGCGATCGCCGATCTGGTAACAGAAATGTCTTTAATTAAACATCCTTTTCGCGAACAAGGAATTAAAGCTCAACCAGGAATTGAATATTAG
- a CDS encoding PAP fibrillin family protein, producing the protein MSKKAQLLEAIAGKNRGLLANEIDNVRVLAAIQKLEDINPTPQPLEAKELLNGNWRLLYTTSKGILGLDRVPLFKLGQIYQCIRVESAKVYNIAEIMGLPMLEGLVSVCATFEPVSERRVNVVFERSIIGLQRILGYNSPGKFIDQIESGKKFLPVDFKIDRGEQQGWLDVTYLDQDMRIGRGNEGNVFVLTKENYLS; encoded by the coding sequence ATGAGTAAGAAAGCACAATTATTAGAAGCGATCGCAGGTAAAAATCGCGGTTTGCTGGCTAATGAAATTGATAATGTCCGAGTTCTTGCTGCTATTCAAAAGTTGGAAGATATTAACCCTACCCCACAACCTTTAGAAGCTAAGGAATTGCTCAATGGTAATTGGCGTTTGTTATATACAACCAGCAAAGGTATTCTCGGTTTAGATCGTGTTCCTTTATTTAAGCTTGGACAGATTTATCAGTGTATTCGTGTCGAATCGGCAAAAGTATATAATATTGCTGAGATTATGGGTTTACCGATGTTAGAAGGGTTAGTTAGTGTCTGTGCGACTTTTGAACCTGTTTCAGAACGCCGTGTAAATGTAGTTTTTGAACGCTCTATTATAGGCTTACAGCGTATATTGGGTTATAATTCCCCAGGTAAGTTTATTGATCAAATTGAGTCGGGTAAGAAATTTCTGCCTGTAGATTTTAAAATTGACCGAGGAGAACAGCAGGGTTGGTTGGATGTTACTTATTTAGATCAAGATATGCGCATTGGTCGAGGTAATGAAGGCAATGTTTTTGTGTTAACAAAGGAGAATTATTTATCTTAA
- the sigF gene encoding group 3 sigma-70 RNA polymerase sigma factor F has product MTACANKNIKIDSLNLFQQYQQRQTTDVRNQIMELNFGLVKKEAYHWMHQCNESYEDLLQVGSIGLIRAIERFDLEKGNAFSSFAIPYIRGEIQHYLRDKSCTLRIPRRWLELRQQSIAFVHNFREEYHRQPTNNEIAQYLEIPLKEWQDIKLAYQNRKPLSLDVSVNNELENQTSLCDLVADPKHRSFQLAYEDKVRLQQALDQLEDRTRNVLEFVFLHDLTQKETAQVLGISVVTVSRQMKKGLNLLKKSMGQENL; this is encoded by the coding sequence ATGACAGCTTGCGCTAATAAAAATATTAAAATAGACAGTCTGAATCTATTTCAGCAATATCAACAAAGGCAAACAACTGATGTTCGTAATCAGATAATGGAATTGAACTTTGGCTTGGTAAAAAAAGAAGCTTATCACTGGATGCACCAATGTAATGAAAGCTATGAAGACTTACTACAGGTCGGGTCAATTGGATTAATTAGAGCTATTGAACGTTTTGATCTTGAAAAAGGTAATGCTTTTAGTTCTTTTGCTATTCCTTATATTCGGGGCGAAATTCAACATTATCTAAGGGATAAAAGTTGTACCCTCAGAATTCCCAGACGTTGGTTAGAGTTAAGACAACAATCAATTGCTTTTGTTCATAATTTTAGAGAAGAATATCACCGTCAACCAACTAATAATGAAATTGCCCAATATTTAGAAATACCTTTAAAAGAATGGCAAGATATTAAACTCGCTTATCAAAATCGTAAACCTTTAAGCTTAGATGTTTCTGTCAATAATGAGCTTGAAAATCAAACTAGTTTATGTGATTTAGTAGCCGATCCTAAACATCGTAGCTTTCAATTGGCTTATGAAGATAAAGTGCGCCTACAACAAGCTTTAGATCAGTTAGAAGATCGTACAAGAAATGTTTTAGAGTTTGTTTTTCTACATGATTTAACCCAAAAGGAAACCGCTCAAGTATTAGGTATTAGTGTAGTAACTGTTTCCCGTCAAATGAAAAAAGGTTTAAATTTATTGAAAAAATCAATGGGACAAGAAAACCTCTAG
- a CDS encoding photosystem II manganese-stabilizing protein PsbO produces MRYRTIIASLLALCLGVLTACSSSTNVSRNELTYDDIVNTGIANTCLEIPDSSRGSIPVKAGQSYSIKDLCLEPREYFVKEEGVNKRQKAQFVQGKLLTRYTSSLDQIQGKIDANDDGTLTFTEIDGIDFQPTTVLLPGGKEVPFLFTMKKLIASTKFSTDSINTSTDFKGEFEVPSYRGQVFLDPKGRSLASGYDNAVALPGRADDSRFSKANVKEFVSRKGKMSLNITRIDGDTGEIAGVFESEQPSATDLGAEEPEEVKVRGIFYARISSNA; encoded by the coding sequence ATGAGATACCGTACAATTATTGCTAGTTTATTAGCACTATGCTTAGGAGTACTAACCGCCTGTAGTAGTTCTACTAATGTTAGTAGAAATGAATTGACTTACGACGATATTGTCAATACTGGAATTGCCAACACTTGCTTAGAAATTCCTGATAGTAGTCGTGGTAGTATTCCAGTTAAAGCAGGTCAGAGCTATAGTATAAAAGATTTATGTCTAGAGCCTAGAGAATATTTTGTTAAAGAAGAAGGAGTTAATAAACGTCAGAAAGCTCAATTTGTTCAAGGCAAGTTATTAACTAGATATACTTCCAGTCTTGATCAGATTCAAGGTAAAATCGATGCTAATGACGATGGCACTCTTACTTTTACTGAAATAGATGGCATTGACTTTCAGCCAACTACTGTTTTATTACCAGGTGGTAAAGAAGTTCCATTCCTCTTCACTATGAAAAAATTAATTGCTTCTACTAAATTTAGTACAGATTCAATTAATACTTCTACTGATTTTAAAGGTGAATTTGAAGTTCCTTCCTATCGTGGACAAGTTTTTCTAGATCCTAAAGGGCGTAGTCTTGCTAGTGGTTATGATAATGCTGTAGCCTTACCTGGACGTGCAGATGATAGCAGATTTTCTAAGGCTAATGTTAAAGAATTTGTTTCCCGCAAAGGTAAAATGTCTCTTAATATCACTAGAATTGATGGCGACACTGGAGAAATTGCTGGTGTGTTTGAAAGTGAGCAACCTTCGGCTACTGACTTAGGTGCAGAAGAACCTGAAGAAGTTAAAGTTCGTGGTATTTTCTACGCTCGCATATCATCTAATGCCTAA
- a CDS encoding phosphomannomutase, protein MTFTVNPIKFGTDGWRGVIAADFTFERVAMLAPLAAKVLADNYGGNGGNQTVVVGYDRRFMAEDFALVAAEALQVAGFDVLLSDGYAPTPAFSWAAKAYNALGAIVMTASHNPAAYLGLKVKSAFGGSVPPEITEQIEAIIGQTLPIAPQPGKITKFDPWVSYCQGLQQKVNITEIKEAIASGKVKVYVDVMHGAAATGLERLLGCPVAEINSDRDPLFGGGAPEPLPKYLPDFFRAIKEGAKQYPDSLRVGLVFDGDSDRIAGADGEGNFLSSQVLIPILMEHLIERKGFEGEIVKTVSGSDLIPRLAASYGRSVYETPIGYKYIGDRMLQAQVMIGGEESGGIGYGTHIPERDALLSALYILEAVVESGEDLGSIYARLQKKTDFTAVYDRIDLPLASMDVRSKLLDRLQTQTPQTVAGMKVIDCLDVDGYKFRMDENTWLLIRFSGTEPVLRLYCQAQNMTVVRQVLEWARDWANS, encoded by the coding sequence ATGACTTTTACTGTTAATCCCATCAAGTTTGGTACAGATGGTTGGCGCGGAGTGATCGCTGCTGACTTCACTTTTGAGCGAGTAGCTATGCTAGCTCCCTTAGCAGCTAAAGTTTTAGCAGATAATTATGGTGGGAATGGGGGTAATCAGACAGTGGTTGTAGGTTACGATCGCCGTTTTATGGCAGAGGATTTTGCCCTCGTTGCAGCCGAAGCTCTACAAGTGGCAGGATTTGACGTATTATTATCCGACGGTTATGCTCCTACTCCTGCTTTTAGTTGGGCAGCTAAAGCTTATAATGCTCTTGGGGCAATTGTGATGACAGCATCCCATAACCCTGCTGCTTATTTGGGTTTAAAGGTAAAAAGTGCGTTTGGTGGTTCTGTACCCCCAGAAATTACCGAGCAAATTGAAGCAATTATTGGTCAGACTTTGCCGATCGCTCCTCAACCTGGAAAAATTACTAAATTTGACCCTTGGGTAAGTTATTGTCAAGGATTACAACAGAAAGTTAATATCACCGAGATTAAAGAGGCGATCGCTTCTGGTAAAGTTAAAGTTTATGTCGATGTGATGCACGGTGCAGCAGCAACAGGGTTAGAACGTCTTTTGGGTTGTCCTGTGGCAGAAATTAATAGCGATCGCGATCCTCTTTTTGGTGGTGGCGCACCCGAACCTTTACCGAAATATCTACCTGATTTTTTTCGCGCGATTAAAGAAGGTGCAAAGCAATATCCTGATAGTCTCCGCGTTGGTTTAGTATTTGATGGCGATAGCGATCGCATTGCTGGGGCTGATGGTGAAGGTAATTTTTTAAGTTCTCAAGTCTTAATCCCAATTTTGATGGAACATTTGATCGAAAGAAAGGGTTTTGAGGGGGAAATTGTGAAAACTGTTAGTGGATCTGATTTGATACCCCGTTTGGCTGCATCCTATGGACGTTCTGTTTATGAAACTCCTATCGGATATAAGTATATTGGAGACAGAATGTTACAAGCCCAAGTGATGATCGGTGGCGAGGAATCTGGAGGTATTGGTTATGGTACACATATACCAGAACGCGATGCTTTACTCTCGGCTTTATATATTTTAGAGGCGGTTGTGGAATCGGGAGAAGATTTAGGATCAATATATGCCCGACTACAGAAAAAAACTGATTTTACGGCAGTGTATGATCGTATTGATTTGCCATTAGCAAGTATGGATGTGCGATCTAAGTTATTGGATCGATTGCAAACTCAAACCCCCCAAACAGTTGCAGGTATGAAGGTGATCGACTGTCTGGATGTAGATGGGTATAAATTTAGAATGGATGAAAATACTTGGCTATTGATTCGTTTTAGTGGCACAGAGCCTGTATTACGTCTTTATTGTCAAGCTCAGAATATGACGGTAGTACGCCAGGTTTTAGAATGGGCAAGGGATTGGGCTAATTCTTAA
- a CDS encoding non-canonical purine NTP pyrophosphatase, rdgB/HAM1 family protein: MKKLIVATGNPGKLKEIQEYLIGLPWELELKPAELDVEETGNTFIANARLKASEVAKAVGKWAIADDSGLAVDALDGAPGLYSARYGKTDQDRIERLLRELGDRDDRQAKFICAVAIASPDGKIALETEGICPGEILFSPRGSGGFGYDPIFYVPSQQLTFAEMSGEMKRNISHRGVAFTQLMPQLQSLSLN, encoded by the coding sequence ATGAAAAAGTTAATTGTCGCAACGGGAAATCCTGGTAAATTAAAAGAGATACAGGAATATCTAATTGGTTTGCCTTGGGAATTAGAATTAAAACCTGCGGAATTGGATGTAGAAGAGACGGGGAATACTTTTATTGCTAATGCTCGTCTCAAGGCTTCGGAAGTTGCTAAAGCCGTGGGTAAATGGGCGATCGCTGATGATTCGGGCTTGGCGGTAGATGCTTTGGATGGTGCGCCTGGGTTATATTCGGCTCGTTATGGTAAAACAGATCAAGATCGGATTGAGCGGTTATTAAGGGAATTGGGGGATAGGGATGATCGACAGGCAAAATTTATCTGTGCAGTGGCGATCGCATCTCCTGATGGTAAAATTGCTTTAGAAACAGAGGGAATATGCCCTGGGGAAATATTATTTTCTCCTCGTGGTAGTGGGGGGTTTGGTTATGATCCGATTTTTTATGTTCCTTCCCAACAACTTACTTTTGCCGAAATGTCTGGGGAAATGAAGCGTAATATTAGCCATCGTGGGGTAGCTTTTACTCAATTAATGCCCCAATTACAAAGCCTCAGTTTGAATTGA
- a CDS encoding (p)ppGpp synthetase I, SpoT/RelA, translated as MTAISIIENRPKKVKLPRWLRECLINQHPEQPESDSALICRAFNFAYQLHEGQYRKSGEPYIAHPIAVASLLRDLGGDSVTIAAGFLHDVVEDTDVTPEEIEAMFGEQVRQLVEGVTKLSKFNFSSTTERQAENFRRMFLAMATDIRVIVVKLADRLHNMRTLEHLKPEKQKRISQETREIFAPLANRLGIGRFKWELEDLCFKYLEPEAYEEIKALIAERRADREARIAQVAKTLKNRLKQLKVNVIELKGRPKHLYGIYQKMQRQQKDFSQIYDIAAFRIIVETNEQCYRSLAVVHDAFKPIPGRFKDYIGLPKPNRYQSLHTTVVGSNGRPIEIQIRTMEMHQIAEYGIAAHWKYKETGTSNIELSSEDNKFTWLRQLLEWQKELSDAQEYMDSVKDNLFEDDVYVFTPDGDVVALAQGATPVDFAYRIHSEIGNHMKGARVNGRWSVLSKPLENGDIVEIVTQKNSHPSLDWLNFVVSPTARNRIRQWYKRSHRDENIMRGKELLEKEMGKSGFDSLLKSEPMLLTAQRCNYHSVEDLLAALGYGEITQNQVVNRLRDVVKEQQPVEIITISEEVEIPKQIVTETEKKESGSPILGVEGMLYHIAGCCKPLPGESIIGAVTLSSRGISIHAQGCHNIDKIPGERIIPVSWNERNETGKPLTYPVDIQIEAMDRVGVLKDILARLSDRGINIRNAGVKTAPNKPALISLSLDIMDRQQLEHIFQRIRSMSDILNIRRVIDEIS; from the coding sequence ATGACCGCTATCTCTATCATAGAAAATCGCCCTAAAAAAGTTAAACTCCCCCGATGGTTACGCGAATGTCTAATTAATCAACATCCAGAACAGCCAGAGTCAGACTCCGCCTTAATATGTCGGGCATTTAATTTTGCTTATCAGTTACACGAAGGACAGTATCGTAAATCGGGAGAACCTTATATTGCTCATCCCATTGCGGTCGCTAGTTTACTTAGGGATTTAGGTGGGGATAGTGTTACTATAGCTGCTGGCTTTCTGCACGATGTGGTAGAAGATACCGATGTTACCCCAGAAGAAATTGAAGCAATGTTTGGGGAACAAGTGCGCCAGTTAGTTGAGGGAGTCACTAAGCTATCTAAATTTAACTTTTCTAGCACTACCGAACGTCAGGCGGAAAATTTTCGCCGAATGTTTTTGGCAATGGCAACAGATATTCGTGTAATAGTGGTGAAGTTGGCAGACAGACTGCACAATATGCGAACCCTAGAGCATCTCAAGCCAGAAAAGCAAAAGCGCATCAGCCAAGAAACTAGAGAAATATTTGCACCCCTTGCCAATAGATTAGGAATTGGGCGGTTTAAATGGGAACTAGAGGATTTATGTTTTAAATATCTAGAACCAGAAGCCTACGAAGAAATTAAAGCTTTAATTGCTGAAAGACGCGCCGATCGCGAAGCCAGAATTGCTCAAGTAGCTAAAACCTTAAAAAATCGCTTAAAACAACTTAAAGTCAACGTAATTGAGTTAAAAGGCAGACCTAAGCATCTTTACGGCATATATCAGAAAATGCAGCGACAGCAGAAGGATTTTAGCCAAATTTATGATATTGCAGCCTTTAGAATTATTGTGGAAACTAATGAGCAATGTTATCGCTCCTTAGCAGTAGTTCACGATGCTTTTAAACCAATTCCAGGACGCTTTAAAGACTACATTGGTCTACCTAAGCCCAATCGTTATCAATCCCTCCATACTACTGTTGTGGGTTCTAATGGTCGTCCCATTGAAATCCAGATTCGCACAATGGAAATGCACCAGATCGCAGAATATGGAATTGCTGCCCATTGGAAATATAAGGAAACAGGCACGAGTAATATAGAACTATCCTCCGAAGATAATAAGTTTACTTGGCTACGCCAGCTATTGGAATGGCAAAAAGAGCTTAGTGACGCTCAAGAATACATGGACAGCGTTAAGGATAATTTATTTGAAGATGATGTCTATGTTTTTACTCCCGATGGTGATGTAGTCGCTTTGGCACAGGGAGCAACCCCTGTAGACTTTGCCTATCGCATTCATAGTGAAATTGGTAATCACATGAAAGGCGCGAGGGTTAATGGTCGTTGGTCTGTTTTGTCTAAACCCTTGGAAAATGGCGATATTGTAGAAATTGTTACTCAAAAAAATAGTCACCCTAGTTTAGATTGGCTAAATTTTGTTGTCTCCCCCACAGCCCGTAATCGTATCCGTCAGTGGTATAAGCGATCGCATCGGGATGAAAATATTATGCGGGGTAAAGAATTGTTAGAGAAGGAAATGGGTAAAAGTGGGTTTGATTCCCTATTAAAATCCGAACCTATGCTTTTAACCGCCCAACGTTGTAATTATCATTCCGTAGAAGATTTATTAGCAGCTTTGGGATATGGAGAAATTACCCAAAATCAGGTAGTTAATCGTCTGCGAGATGTAGTTAAAGAACAACAACCAGTAGAAATAATTACTATCTCAGAGGAAGTAGAAATACCCAAACAGATAGTAACTGAGACTGAGAAAAAGGAAAGTGGATCGCCTATTCTAGGGGTAGAAGGAATGCTTTATCATATTGCAGGTTGTTGTAAACCTCTACCTGGTGAATCAATTATTGGTGCAGTTACTTTAAGTTCTCGCGGTATTTCGATCCATGCTCAAGGTTGCCATAATATCGATAAAATTCCAGGGGAACGTATTATCCCTGTAAGCTGGAACGAACGCAATGAAACAGGTAAACCTTTAACCTACCCTGTAGACATTCAAATCGAAGCGATGGATAGAGTTGGGGTGTTGAAAGACATTTTAGCTCGATTGAGCGATCGCGGTATTAATATTCGTAATGCAGGAGTGAAAACCGCCCCCAATAAACCCGCCCTCATCTCTTTGAGTTTGGATATTATGGATCGTCAACAACTAGAACATATCTTCCAAAGGATTAGAAGTATGAGTGATATCCTTAATATTCGTCGGGTAATTGATGAGATATCCTAG
- a CDS encoding SsrA-binding protein encodes MAETKAGIRIISDNRQARYLYEILETHEAGIELVGTEVKSIRAGKVNLKDGYAFIKQGEAWLSNVHISPYQASGNYFNHDARRVRKLLLHRQEINKLIGQTEQKGLTLVPLKMYFKSGRVKIVIGLARGKKLHDKRETSKKRDDQRDMARAMKRD; translated from the coding sequence ATGGCTGAAACCAAAGCAGGGATTAGAATTATTAGTGATAATCGTCAGGCTCGTTATCTTTATGAAATACTAGAAACTCACGAAGCAGGAATAGAATTAGTTGGTACAGAAGTTAAATCAATTCGTGCAGGCAAAGTTAACCTCAAGGATGGGTATGCTTTCATTAAGCAAGGGGAGGCTTGGTTAAGCAACGTTCATATATCCCCCTATCAAGCCAGTGGTAACTATTTTAATCATGATGCGCGTCGTGTACGTAAATTATTGCTGCACCGACAAGAGATTAATAAACTCATTGGACAAACAGAGCAAAAAGGTTTAACTCTCGTACCGCTTAAAATGTACTTTAAAAGTGGCAGAGTCAAAATTGTAATTGGTTTGGCTAGAGGTAAGAAACTTCACGACAAGCGAGAAACTAGCAAAAAACGTGATGATCAACGAGATATGGCAAGAGCAATGAAACGAGATTAA
- a CDS encoding 3-dehydroquinate dehydratase, type II: MSEISVLVLHGPNLNLLGLREPEIYGSMTLEAINDILKSDSEKLGIYLACLQSNHEGILVDAIHNARDHHQGIMINAGAYTHTSVAIRDALAAVKIPAVEVHLSNIYTREEFRHHSYIAPVVIGQISGFGVDSYRLGLQAIVNYLK; the protein is encoded by the coding sequence TTGTCTGAAATAAGCGTATTAGTCCTGCACGGCCCTAATTTAAATTTATTGGGGCTACGCGAGCCTGAAATTTATGGCTCAATGACTTTAGAGGCGATAAACGACATTCTTAAGTCTGATAGTGAAAAATTGGGTATATATCTTGCTTGTTTGCAGTCCAATCATGAGGGTATACTGGTTGATGCGATACATAACGCCAGAGATCATCATCAAGGTATTATGATTAATGCGGGAGCTTACACCCATACTAGCGTGGCTATTCGGGATGCTTTGGCAGCAGTTAAAATACCTGCGGTAGAAGTACATTTAAGCAATATATATACAAGAGAAGAGTTTAGACATCATTCATATATAGCTCCAGTAGTAATTGGTCAAATTAGCGGTTTTGGTGTGGATAGCTATCGTTTAGGACTGCAAGCTATAGTTAACTATTTAAAGTAA
- the chlB gene encoding light-independent protochlorophyllide reductase subunit B: MKLAYWMYAGPAHIGTLRIASSFKNVHAIMHAPLGDDYFNVMRSMLERERNFTPVTASVVDRNVLARGSQEKVVNNITRKDQEEHPDLIVLTPTCTSSILQEDLQNFVSRAQMDTQGDVLLADVNHYRYNELQAADRTLHQIVKYYIEKAGKKGELITEKTEQPSVNIIGISTLGFHNQHDCTELKRLMADLGITVNEVLPDGASVHNLKNLTRAWFNLVPYRELGLMTAKYLESEFAIPYVDISPLGVVETARCIRKIQQIINDQGKTVDYEEYINNQTLYVSQAAWFSRSIDCQNLTGKKAVVFGDNTHAAAITKILAREMGIQVVLAGTYCKYDADWFREQVSEYCDEVLISDDNAEIANAIAKHEPAAIFGTQMERHVGKRLDIPCGVIAAPIHIQNFPIGYKPFMGYEGTNQIADLVYNSFTLGMEDHLLEIFGGHDTKEVITKGISADSDLNWDKEAKAELAKVPGFVRGKVKRNTEKFARDRNFSEITLEVMYAAKESVGA; this comes from the coding sequence ATGAAATTAGCTTATTGGATGTATGCTGGGCCTGCACACATCGGTACTCTACGTATTGCTAGTTCCTTTAAAAATGTTCATGCTATTATGCACGCTCCTTTGGGAGATGATTATTTCAATGTCATGCGCTCAATGCTAGAAAGAGAACGCAATTTTACCCCAGTGACAGCCAGTGTGGTAGATCGAAACGTTTTAGCAAGAGGATCACAAGAAAAGGTCGTAAACAATATTACTCGTAAAGATCAAGAAGAACATCCAGATTTAATTGTCCTCACCCCCACTTGCACCTCTAGTATCCTACAAGAAGATCTACAAAACTTTGTCAGTCGCGCCCAAATGGATACCCAAGGAGATGTCTTACTGGCAGATGTAAATCATTATCGCTACAACGAATTACAAGCAGCAGATCGCACCCTGCATCAAATAGTCAAATACTATATAGAAAAAGCAGGCAAAAAAGGTGAACTCATAACTGAAAAAACTGAGCAACCCTCGGTAAATATCATAGGTATTTCTACTTTAGGATTTCACAACCAGCATGATTGCACTGAGTTAAAACGCCTGATGGCAGACTTAGGTATTACAGTAAACGAGGTACTTCCTGATGGTGCATCAGTACATAATCTTAAGAATCTTACCCGTGCTTGGTTTAATCTAGTTCCCTATCGTGAGTTAGGTTTAATGACGGCTAAATATCTAGAGTCGGAATTTGCCATACCTTATGTAGATATTTCTCCTTTAGGGGTAGTTGAAACCGCACGCTGTATTCGTAAAATCCAACAAATAATTAATGATCAAGGAAAAACGGTAGATTACGAAGAATATATAAATAATCAAACTTTATATGTTTCCCAGGCTGCTTGGTTTTCTCGCTCAATAGACTGTCAAAACCTCACAGGTAAAAAAGCGGTAGTATTTGGAGATAATACCCATGCAGCAGCTATAACCAAAATATTAGCTAGAGAAATGGGAATACAAGTAGTTTTAGCTGGAACTTACTGTAAATACGATGCAGACTGGTTTAGAGAGCAGGTAAGCGAATATTGCGATGAAGTTCTAATTAGTGATGATAACGCTGAAATAGCTAATGCGATCGCCAAGCATGAACCAGCAGCAATTTTTGGTACACAAATGGAACGTCATGTGGGTAAACGTTTAGATATTCCCTGTGGAGTAATTGCAGCACCTATTCATATTCAAAACTTCCCCATTGGATATAAACCCTTTATGGGATATGAAGGGACAAATCAGATTGCCGATTTAGTCTATAATTCCTTTACCCTGGGTATGGAAGATCACCTATTAGAAATCTTTGGCGGACACGATACTAAAGAGGTGATTACTAAAGGTATTTCCGCAGATTCCGATCTAAATTGGGATAAAGAAGCTAAAGCAGAATTAGCTAAAGTTCCAGGTTTTGTAAGAGGAAAAGTCAAACGTAATACAGAAAAATTCGCACGCGATCGCAATTTCTCCGAAATCACTTTAGAGGTGATGTATGCTGCCAAAGAATCAGTTGGGGCATAA